A genomic stretch from Corynebacterium terpenotabidum Y-11 includes:
- a CDS encoding RsmE family RNA methyltransferase: MTDPVFLVPDLAAQLDRAGETGQFTLPPAEAKHAAVKRIQTGEPVVLTDGAGLGVRAEWGTGETVTGTGVLPARSVRPRVTIVQALPKAERSELAVDLAVQAGADRIIPWQADRCIAKWANRSGKAGKEDKARAKWQAAAVSAMKQSRRLDGAVVGELLTDLADLPDHLEPRPWPEPVETVQILILHEEAATPLTRVDLDVDEVVLVIGPEGGVAPREIDAVDAQAVVLGPEVYRTASAAAVALGAIGVLTDRWAR, translated from the coding sequence GTGACCGACCCGGTGTTCCTGGTCCCCGATCTCGCCGCCCAGCTGGACCGGGCCGGGGAGACCGGACAGTTCACCCTGCCGCCAGCCGAGGCGAAACACGCCGCGGTCAAACGGATCCAGACCGGCGAACCGGTGGTCCTCACCGACGGTGCCGGTCTCGGCGTCCGCGCCGAGTGGGGGACGGGGGAGACCGTGACAGGAACCGGCGTCCTCCCGGCCCGCAGCGTCCGCCCGCGGGTGACGATCGTCCAGGCGCTGCCGAAGGCGGAACGGTCCGAACTGGCCGTCGACCTCGCCGTCCAGGCCGGGGCAGACCGGATCATTCCCTGGCAGGCCGACCGGTGCATCGCAAAGTGGGCGAACAGGTCCGGCAAAGCCGGCAAGGAGGACAAAGCCCGCGCCAAATGGCAGGCCGCCGCCGTCAGTGCGATGAAGCAGTCCCGCCGCCTTGACGGGGCCGTCGTCGGGGAGCTGCTCACCGACCTCGCCGACCTGCCCGACCACCTCGAACCCCGGCCCTGGCCGGAACCGGTGGAGACCGTGCAGATCCTCATCCTCCACGAGGAGGCCGCCACCCCGCTGACCCGGGTCGACCTCGACGTCGACGAGGTCGTCCTCGTCATCGGACCCGAAGGCGGGGTGGCGCCCCGGGAGATCGACGCGGTGGACGCACAGGCCGTGGTCCTCGGCCCCGAGGTGTACCGCACCGCAAGTGCCGCCGCCGTCGCACTCGGCGCGATCGGCGTGCTCACCGACCGCTGGGCGCGATAG
- a CDS encoding VIT1/CCC1 transporter family protein, whose protein sequence is MTEEVTGQVAPSKQDLKRWRRYLADERAEGAVYRELARKKTGEEREILLGIAEAESRHEQFWRDRLGDDVGLPQRASLRTRMTAWMARRFGSVFVLALMQSAEDRNNYLTDAERSDELAKMAADEKIHAEIIRGLATRGRARMSGDFRAAIFGANDGLVSNFALILGMYGAGAGQSTMLAAGIAGLLSGALSMAAGEYVSVTSQKELLDASIPDPGATDAVPKLDVERNELELVYRARGMEPEAAKEKAHLVFARMADLDSLDPVGAEQDSDRALRDEVEQGGSGLSAALSSFLCFGGGSLIPVIPLIFGMTGLGSMLVAGVLVGIALLCTGALVGLLSGKPPLLRALRQLAIGLGAAAVTFGLGTVFDVTTG, encoded by the coding sequence ATGACGGAGGAGGTGACGGGGCAGGTAGCACCCTCGAAGCAGGACCTGAAAAGGTGGCGCCGGTATCTCGCCGATGAGCGGGCCGAAGGTGCGGTCTACCGTGAGCTGGCCCGGAAAAAGACCGGGGAGGAACGCGAGATCCTGCTGGGCATCGCTGAGGCGGAGTCCCGGCACGAACAGTTCTGGCGCGACCGGCTCGGCGATGACGTGGGGCTGCCGCAGCGCGCGAGCCTGCGGACCAGGATGACGGCATGGATGGCGCGGCGCTTCGGTTCGGTGTTCGTCCTCGCGCTGATGCAGTCCGCCGAGGACCGCAACAACTACCTCACCGACGCCGAGCGCAGTGACGAGCTGGCGAAAATGGCCGCGGACGAAAAGATCCACGCCGAAATCATCCGCGGACTGGCGACCCGGGGCAGGGCCCGGATGTCCGGTGACTTCCGGGCCGCGATCTTTGGGGCGAATGACGGCCTAGTCTCCAACTTCGCCCTGATCCTCGGCATGTACGGCGCCGGTGCGGGACAGTCGACGATGCTCGCCGCCGGCATCGCCGGGCTGCTCTCCGGTGCCCTGTCGATGGCGGCCGGTGAGTACGTCTCGGTGACCTCGCAGAAGGAACTGCTGGACGCCTCGATCCCGGACCCCGGAGCCACAGACGCGGTACCGAAGCTTGACGTGGAACGCAATGAACTGGAGCTGGTGTACCGGGCCCGCGGGATGGAACCTGAGGCGGCGAAGGAGAAAGCCCACCTCGTCTTCGCGCGGATGGCGGACCTTGACTCGCTGGACCCGGTGGGCGCCGAGCAGGACAGCGACCGGGCGCTCCGTGACGAGGTGGAGCAGGGCGGGTCCGGGCTGTCGGCGGCGCTGTCCAGCTTCCTGTGCTTCGGCGGTGGCTCACTGATTCCGGTGATCCCGCTGATCTTCGGCATGACCGGTCTGGGTTCCATGCTCGTGGCCGGGGTCCTTGTCGGCATCGCCCTGCTGTGCACCGGTGCGCTGGTGGGGCTGCTGTCCGGGAAGCCGCCGTTGCTGCGGGCGCTGCGTCAGCTGGCGATCGGGCTGGGGGCGGCTGCCGTGACCTTCGGGTTGGGGACCGTATTCGACGTCACGACGGGGTAG
- the era gene encoding GTPase Era: MSESPESPDFPEFPELPEDAAAAAPVDFSAPEGFRSGFVSFVGRPNTGKSTLTNALVGQKIAITADQPETTRHPIRGIVHREDAQVIVVDTPGLHRPRTLLGERLNEVVKETYADVDVIGLCIPADEKIGPGDRWILDAVRASAPKTPVVGIVTKLDKASKDQVGAQLMALHELLGGVEANAEVIPVSAKEQVQLDVLLDVITGLLPEGPKFYPDDHVTDDDRDTRMSELIREAALSGLKDELPHSVAVQIDEVFPSEEREGVLEVHAVIFLEREGQKRILRGKDNRRWGRIIYNARQSIIDLVGQNVYLDLRMKVAKNWQSDPKQLGKLGF, from the coding sequence ATGAGTGAATCCCCTGAATCCCCCGATTTCCCGGAGTTCCCGGAGCTGCCGGAGGACGCCGCCGCGGCCGCGCCGGTCGACTTCTCCGCCCCTGAGGGGTTCCGCAGCGGATTCGTCAGCTTCGTCGGACGCCCCAACACCGGAAAGTCCACGTTGACCAACGCCCTCGTCGGCCAGAAGATCGCCATCACGGCAGACCAGCCGGAGACGACCCGTCATCCGATTCGCGGCATCGTGCACCGGGAGGACGCCCAGGTCATCGTCGTCGACACCCCCGGTCTGCACCGGCCACGGACCCTGCTCGGAGAAAGGCTCAACGAGGTCGTCAAGGAGACCTACGCCGACGTCGACGTCATCGGTCTGTGCATCCCGGCCGACGAGAAGATCGGCCCCGGTGACCGCTGGATCCTCGACGCGGTGCGGGCGTCCGCCCCGAAGACCCCGGTCGTCGGTATCGTCACGAAGCTGGACAAGGCCTCCAAGGACCAGGTCGGCGCCCAGCTCATGGCCCTGCACGAACTCCTCGGCGGAGTGGAGGCGAACGCCGAGGTCATTCCGGTGTCCGCCAAGGAGCAGGTGCAGCTCGACGTGCTGCTCGACGTCATCACCGGCCTGCTGCCCGAGGGGCCGAAGTTCTACCCGGACGACCACGTCACTGATGACGACCGGGACACCCGCATGTCCGAACTGATCCGTGAGGCCGCTCTGTCCGGCCTCAAGGACGAACTCCCGCACTCGGTGGCCGTGCAGATCGACGAGGTCTTCCCCTCCGAGGAACGCGAGGGGGTGCTGGAGGTCCACGCGGTGATCTTCCTGGAGCGCGAAGGCCAGAAGCGCATCCTACGGGGCAAGGACAACCGCCGGTGGGGGCGGATCATCTACAATGCCCGGCAGTCGATCATCGACCTCGTCGGGCAGAACGTCTACCTCGACCTGCGGATGAAGGTTGCGAAGAACTGGCAGTCCGACCCGAAGCAGCTCGGCAAGCTGGGGTTCTAG
- the ybeY gene encoding rRNA maturation RNase YbeY, which yields MSIEVYNESGMGEVNEEELIDVARFALWSLDVHASAELSIHIVDLDTIADLHLRWLDLPGPTDVMSFPMDELTPGWGRKDGPPPGPGVLGDIMLCPEFARGQADRAGHPLAHELDLLTVHGVLHLLGFDHVVPEEEQRMFALQNEILANWYDSQEERGVSFAPKPTGAGAFPTAADRDDSDGSNSSDGSDSSDDS from the coding sequence ATGAGTATCGAGGTCTACAACGAATCCGGCATGGGGGAGGTCAACGAGGAGGAACTCATCGACGTCGCCCGGTTCGCCCTGTGGAGCCTGGACGTGCACGCCAGCGCCGAACTGTCGATCCACATCGTCGACCTGGACACCATCGCCGATCTCCACCTGCGCTGGCTCGATTTGCCCGGCCCCACCGACGTCATGAGCTTTCCGATGGACGAACTCACCCCGGGCTGGGGCCGCAAGGACGGTCCGCCGCCGGGGCCCGGCGTCCTCGGGGACATCATGCTGTGCCCCGAGTTCGCCCGCGGTCAGGCGGACCGGGCCGGTCATCCATTGGCCCATGAGCTCGATCTGCTCACTGTCCACGGTGTGCTCCACCTGCTCGGATTCGACCATGTCGTGCCGGAGGAGGAACAGCGTATGTTCGCCCTGCAGAACGAAATCCTCGCCAACTGGTACGACTCACAGGAGGAACGCGGGGTGAGCTTCGCCCCGAAGCCGACCGGCGCCGGGGCGTTCCCCACGGCCGCCGACAGGGACGATTCTGACGGTTCTAACAGTTCTGACGGTTCTGACAGTTCTGACGATTCATGA
- a CDS encoding hemolysin family protein codes for MSSLTLIILLAVAALVVIVAGLVSGVETALAQLSVARVEALVKEERPGAPRLQRVMDRRPDNINLLVLARTILEASAAVLVTIVAEDLIASTGWAVAASVVVSSLLIYVVVGVFSRTAGRRNPYSLSLRAAPVLLVGAALFTPVTRLLIRVGGLFAGGGALRAGPFASEIELREMVDIASERGVVEVDERKMIQSVFDLGSTTARAVMVPRPEMVWIEQDKSAVQATRLCIRSGLSRIPVIGESVDDVVGMVYLKDLVTATYDATAEARQAGVAELMRDPFFVPDSRLLDDLLEDMQRDQIHIAVLVDEYGGTSGLVSIEDILEEIVGEISDEYDGAAVQDVEDLEPGEYRVVPWLSLDDLRELYEDTDVEFDEEEYEDVETVAGLVAFELDRVPLPGAEVDVAGLHLVCEGGRDRRGRVKVRSIVVTGPVAEPGTDDGDTDNSDHGDDTDDRTGDPDE; via the coding sequence ATGAGCAGCCTCACCCTGATTATCCTGCTGGCCGTCGCCGCCCTGGTCGTCATCGTCGCAGGACTGGTCTCCGGCGTGGAGACCGCGCTGGCGCAGTTATCCGTCGCCCGGGTCGAGGCCCTGGTCAAGGAGGAACGCCCGGGGGCGCCGCGCCTGCAACGAGTGATGGACAGGCGCCCTGACAACATCAACCTGCTGGTCTTGGCCCGCACCATCCTCGAAGCCTCGGCCGCAGTCCTGGTGACGATCGTCGCCGAGGACCTCATCGCATCGACCGGGTGGGCGGTGGCGGCGTCTGTGGTGGTGTCATCCCTGCTGATCTACGTCGTCGTCGGGGTCTTCTCCCGGACCGCCGGTCGGCGCAACCCCTACTCGCTGTCCTTGCGGGCAGCCCCGGTACTCCTCGTCGGCGCTGCCCTGTTCACCCCGGTCACCCGACTGCTCATCCGGGTCGGCGGACTCTTCGCCGGCGGTGGGGCGCTGCGTGCCGGCCCCTTCGCCTCGGAGATCGAACTGCGGGAGATGGTGGACATCGCCTCGGAACGCGGCGTCGTGGAGGTCGACGAACGGAAGATGATCCAGTCCGTGTTCGACCTCGGATCCACCACGGCGCGTGCCGTCATGGTGCCGCGCCCGGAGATGGTGTGGATCGAACAGGACAAGTCCGCGGTCCAGGCCACCCGGCTGTGTATCCGCTCCGGTCTGTCCCGGATTCCGGTGATCGGAGAGAGCGTCGATGACGTCGTCGGCATGGTCTACCTCAAGGACCTCGTCACCGCGACCTATGATGCCACGGCCGAGGCGCGGCAGGCCGGTGTGGCGGAACTGATGCGTGACCCCTTCTTCGTCCCGGACTCCCGGCTGCTCGACGACCTCCTCGAGGACATGCAGCGCGACCAGATCCATATCGCGGTGCTGGTCGACGAGTACGGCGGAACCTCGGGTCTGGTGAGTATCGAGGACATCCTCGAGGAGATCGTCGGCGAAATCAGCGACGAGTACGACGGGGCGGCGGTCCAGGACGTCGAAGACCTGGAACCGGGGGAGTACCGGGTGGTCCCCTGGCTGAGCCTCGATGACCTCCGGGAACTCTACGAGGACACCGACGTGGAATTCGACGAGGAGGAGTACGAGGACGTCGAGACCGTCGCCGGACTGGTCGCCTTCGAACTCGACCGCGTCCCGTTGCCCGGGGCGGAGGTCGATGTGGCCGGACTGCACCTGGTGTGCGAAGGTGGCAGGGACCGGCGGGGCCGGGTGAAGGTCCGGTCGATCGTCGTCACCGGACCGGTCGCCGAACCCGGCACAGATGACGGCGACACAGACAACAGTGACCACGGTGACGACACCGACGACAGGACCGGAGACCCCGATGAGTGA
- a CDS encoding Fur family transcriptional regulator: MDTTHGSPGDPPRIGQRTTKQRTAVVGALSGLTSFTSAQDIHAALTADGRKVGLTTVYRTLQQLNSAGLVDTLQDESGEMLYRSCTTEHHHHHLVCSSCRRTVEIDGGPVEKWASSVADEHGFTLTGHTADVFGLCPDCAPTVSGK; the protein is encoded by the coding sequence ATGGACACCACACACGGCAGCCCCGGGGACCCGCCACGCATCGGACAACGCACGACGAAGCAGCGTACGGCAGTGGTCGGAGCCCTGTCCGGCCTCACCAGTTTCACCAGTGCCCAGGACATCCACGCCGCGCTCACCGCCGATGGTCGGAAGGTGGGACTGACCACGGTCTACCGCACGCTCCAGCAGCTCAATTCCGCCGGACTGGTGGACACGCTGCAGGACGAGTCCGGGGAGATGCTCTACCGCAGCTGCACCACCGAGCACCACCATCACCACCTGGTGTGCAGTTCCTGCCGCCGTACCGTGGAGATCGACGGCGGTCCGGTCGAGAAGTGGGCGTCCTCGGTCGCTGACGAGCACGGTTTCACCCTCACCGGGCATACCGCCGACGTCTTCGGGCTGTGCCCCGACTGTGCCCCGACTGTGTCCGGAAAGTAA
- the recO gene encoding DNA repair protein RecO — translation MRPSYRDEAFVVRTHDLGEADQIIVLLTRHHGIVRGVAKGVRRTRSRFGARLDRFCLVDVLIYPGRNRAKIDGGLATLSDAATVHTRAPGIVADVDRFYAATAMLEIAELAVRGDGADASRIVDLLDDAFAAVGNSASDAVPAVPALPPRTQADRFVLTVLTLAGWAPSLVNCAQCGATGPHRAFHPEAGGAVCVRCRPPGAREPDPAAVRVLWWLAHGRDAQVAELAASPGGDRVLGTAHDLLLAHTRYQTESGCRAYAAL, via the coding sequence ATGCGTCCCAGCTACCGGGACGAGGCGTTCGTCGTCCGGACCCACGACCTGGGGGAAGCGGACCAGATTATCGTGCTGCTCACCCGGCACCACGGCATCGTCCGCGGTGTGGCGAAGGGCGTCCGACGCACCAGATCGAGGTTCGGCGCCCGATTGGACCGGTTCTGCCTCGTCGACGTGCTCATCTACCCGGGCCGAAACCGGGCGAAGATCGACGGTGGTCTCGCCACGCTCTCGGACGCCGCGACGGTGCACACCCGGGCCCCCGGCATCGTCGCCGACGTCGACCGGTTCTACGCCGCGACCGCGATGCTGGAGATCGCCGAGCTGGCGGTCCGTGGGGACGGAGCGGACGCCTCCCGCATCGTCGACCTGCTTGACGACGCCTTCGCTGCAGTGGGGAACTCGGCGTCTGATGCTGTGCCCGCTGTGCCCGCCCTTCCACCACGTACTCAGGCGGACCGTTTCGTCCTCACCGTGCTGACGCTGGCCGGCTGGGCACCGTCGCTGGTGAACTGTGCGCAGTGCGGCGCCACCGGCCCACACCGCGCCTTCCACCCGGAGGCCGGGGGAGCGGTATGCGTCCGCTGCCGCCCACCCGGTGCCCGGGAACCTGACCCGGCCGCCGTCCGGGTCCTGTGGTGGCTCGCCCACGGGAGGGATGCACAGGTCGCGGAACTTGCCGCGTCCCCCGGCGGCGACCGGGTCCTGGGGACCGCCCACGATCTGCTGCTGGCGCACACCAGGTACCAGACCGAGAGCGGGTGCCGCGCCTACGCTGCGCTGTAG
- a CDS encoding PhoH family protein, whose product MKQPPRRIASTTVELDPDTAQAIAGTADENLRVIEDHIDADLLSRGNRVTLRGEAAQVSRARRVLRELESMATRGHVITPDLTRRAVDLVDADAAAAAVDAAAADDTAVAASAPTRLSDIAGEPIVTRRGKAVRPKSQGQRDYVDAIDDSTVVIGVGPAGTGKTYLAVAKAVQALQKREVTRIILTRPAVEAGEKLGFLPGTLGEKIDPYLRPLYDALGDMLDPETVPKLVESGVIEIAPLAYMRGRTLNGAFVILDEAQNTTPAQMKMFLTRLGFGSKIVVTGDLTQVDLPRHQISGLTAAREILAGIDGVTVTEFDSSDVVRHYLVGRIIDAYDRYEAEAEAAAELVRQDRDEERAERAERKNR is encoded by the coding sequence GTGAAACAACCACCGAGGCGCATCGCCTCCACCACGGTCGAACTTGACCCGGACACCGCCCAGGCCATCGCCGGAACCGCCGACGAGAACCTGCGCGTCATCGAGGACCATATCGACGCGGATCTGTTGAGCAGGGGGAACCGCGTCACCCTGCGCGGTGAGGCTGCCCAGGTCTCGCGCGCCCGTCGCGTTCTGCGGGAGCTGGAGTCCATGGCGACCCGTGGACATGTCATCACCCCGGACCTCACCCGCCGGGCCGTGGATCTCGTCGATGCCGACGCCGCTGCTGCCGCTGTTGACGCTGCCGCCGCCGATGACACAGCGGTTGCCGCGAGTGCCCCGACCCGGCTCAGCGACATCGCCGGCGAACCGATCGTCACCCGCCGGGGCAAGGCGGTCCGCCCGAAGTCCCAGGGCCAGCGGGACTACGTCGACGCTATCGACGACTCCACCGTCGTCATCGGAGTCGGCCCGGCCGGCACCGGCAAGACCTACCTCGCCGTCGCCAAGGCCGTCCAGGCCCTGCAGAAGCGTGAGGTGACCCGGATCATTCTCACCCGTCCCGCCGTGGAGGCCGGCGAGAAACTCGGCTTCCTGCCCGGAACCCTGGGCGAGAAGATCGACCCCTACCTGCGCCCGCTGTACGACGCCCTGGGGGACATGCTCGACCCCGAGACGGTGCCGAAGCTCGTCGAGTCCGGCGTCATCGAGATCGCCCCGCTGGCGTATATGCGTGGACGCACCCTCAACGGGGCCTTTGTCATCCTCGACGAGGCGCAGAACACCACCCCGGCGCAGATGAAGATGTTCCTCACCCGGCTCGGTTTCGGATCGAAGATCGTCGTCACCGGTGACCTCACCCAGGTCGATCTGCCCCGGCACCAGATCAGCGGGCTGACCGCCGCCCGGGAGATCCTCGCCGGGATCGACGGGGTGACCGTCACCGAGTTCGACAGCTCCGACGTGGTCCGTCACTATCTCGTCGGCCGGATCATCGACGCCTACGACCGGTACGAGGCGGAGGCCGAGGCGGCCGCGGAACTGGTCCGCCAGGACCGGGACGAGGAACGTGCCGAACGAGCCGAGAGGAAGAACCGATGA
- a CDS encoding isoprenyl transferase gives MTSTEQRPDIPAEFIPRHIALVMDGNGRWATQQGLPRTEGHKRGEAVLMDMVDECLDLGVDWLSAYAFSTENWRRSADEVRFLMGFNRDVLRRRRDELDAKGVRVRWAGRRPRLWRSVISELEKAEEQTKDNTALTLVMCVNYGGRAEITDAAKALAADVAAGVLKPREVTDTRFASYLDEPEMPDVDLFLRPSGEQRISNFLLWQSAYAEMVYQDVLFPDSTRADLRDAVLEYARRDRRFGGVK, from the coding sequence GTGACTTCTACCGAGCAGCGACCGGACATCCCCGCCGAATTCATTCCCCGTCACATCGCCCTCGTGATGGACGGTAATGGCCGATGGGCGACGCAACAGGGGCTGCCCCGCACCGAGGGGCACAAGCGCGGCGAGGCGGTCCTCATGGACATGGTCGACGAATGTCTGGACCTCGGGGTCGACTGGCTGTCGGCCTATGCCTTCTCCACCGAGAACTGGCGGCGCAGTGCCGACGAGGTCCGCTTCCTCATGGGCTTCAACCGGGACGTGTTACGTCGCCGACGCGATGAACTGGATGCCAAGGGCGTCCGCGTGCGGTGGGCGGGTCGGCGCCCGCGACTGTGGCGTTCGGTGATCTCCGAACTGGAGAAGGCCGAGGAACAGACGAAGGACAACACGGCACTGACCCTGGTGATGTGCGTGAACTACGGGGGGCGGGCCGAGATCACCGACGCCGCGAAAGCGCTGGCCGCCGATGTGGCGGCCGGTGTCCTGAAACCCCGGGAGGTGACCGACACCAGGTTCGCGTCCTACCTCGACGAACCGGAGATGCCGGACGTGGACCTGTTCCTGCGTCCCTCCGGGGAGCAGCGGATCTCGAATTTCCTGCTGTGGCAGTCCGCCTACGCCGAGATGGTCTACCAGGACGTGCTCTTCCCCGACTCCACGCGGGCGGATCTGCGGGACGCCGTGCTGGAGTACGCGCGGCGCGACCGCCGGTTTGGAGGCGTGAAATGA
- a CDS encoding glycine--tRNA ligase has translation MAASSIDTVVNLCKRRGLVFPAGEIYGGTRSAWDYGPLGVELKENIKRQWWRHMVTSRKDVVGVDTSVIQPRTVWEASGHVEVFTDPLVESLYTHKRYRADHLLEAYEEKHGHEAPNGLADINDPETGQPGKWTEPRAFSGLLKTYLGPVDDKEGLHYLRPETAQGIFINFKNVMGASRQKPPFGIANTGKSFRNEITPGNFIFRTREFEQMEMEFFVKPGEDEEWHQKWIDDRYNWYVNLGIDPENLRLFEHPQEKLSHYSKRTVDVEYAFGFQGSKWGELEGIANRTDYDLKTHMEHSGEDLSYFDQATGERWIPYVIEPAAGLGRAMMAFLVDAYSEDEAPNTKGGVDKRVVLRLDRRLSPVKVAVLPLSKKETLTPTAEKIADDLRKLWNIDYDTSGAIGRRYRRQDEIGTPFCVTVDFDTLEDNAVTVRERDTMNQERVSLDKLQSYLAAELAGC, from the coding sequence ATGGCAGCCAGCAGTATCGATACCGTCGTCAACCTCTGCAAGCGCAGGGGCCTGGTCTTCCCGGCCGGCGAGATCTACGGCGGTACCCGTTCCGCCTGGGACTACGGTCCCCTGGGCGTGGAGCTCAAGGAGAACATCAAGCGTCAGTGGTGGCGTCACATGGTGACCTCCCGCAAGGACGTCGTCGGTGTGGACACCTCCGTCATCCAGCCCCGGACCGTGTGGGAGGCCTCCGGCCACGTCGAGGTCTTCACCGATCCGCTGGTCGAATCCCTCTACACCCACAAGCGCTACCGGGCGGATCACCTGCTCGAGGCCTATGAGGAGAAGCATGGCCACGAGGCCCCCAACGGCCTGGCGGACATCAATGACCCGGAGACCGGCCAGCCCGGCAAGTGGACCGAACCGCGTGCCTTCTCCGGACTGCTGAAGACCTATCTGGGCCCGGTGGACGACAAGGAAGGCCTGCACTACCTGCGTCCGGAAACCGCCCAGGGTATCTTCATCAACTTCAAGAATGTCATGGGTGCGTCCCGGCAGAAGCCGCCGTTCGGCATCGCGAACACCGGTAAGTCCTTCCGTAACGAGATCACCCCGGGCAATTTCATTTTCCGTACCCGCGAGTTCGAGCAGATGGAAATGGAGTTCTTCGTCAAGCCCGGTGAGGACGAGGAATGGCACCAGAAGTGGATCGACGACCGCTACAACTGGTACGTCAACCTGGGCATCGATCCGGAGAACCTGCGCCTGTTCGAGCATCCGCAGGAGAAGCTGTCCCACTACTCCAAGCGCACCGTGGACGTGGAGTACGCCTTCGGTTTCCAGGGCTCGAAGTGGGGCGAGCTGGAGGGTATCGCCAACCGCACCGACTATGACCTGAAGACCCACATGGAGCACTCCGGTGAGGACCTGTCGTACTTCGACCAGGCCACCGGCGAGCGGTGGATCCCCTACGTCATCGAGCCGGCCGCCGGCCTGGGCCGCGCGATGATGGCCTTCCTGGTGGACGCCTACTCCGAGGATGAGGCCCCGAACACCAAGGGTGGCGTCGACAAGCGCGTCGTGCTGCGGCTGGACCGTCGCCTGTCCCCGGTGAAGGTCGCCGTGCTTCCGCTGTCGAAGAAGGAGACACTGACGCCGACCGCCGAGAAGATCGCCGACGACCTGCGCAAGCTGTGGAACATCGACTACGACACCTCCGGTGCCATCGGTCGCCGGTACCGTCGTCAGGATGAGATCGGTACCCCGTTCTGCGTCACCGTCGACTTCGACACCCTCGAGGACAATGCCGTGACCGTGCGCGAGCGCGACACGATGAACCAGGAGCGCGTCAGCCTGGACAAGCTGCAGTCCTATCTCGCCGCTGAGCTGGCCGGCTGCTAG